Proteins encoded in a region of the Microbacterium neungamense genome:
- the qcrB gene encoding cytochrome bc1 complex cytochrome b subunit — protein sequence MSTATTPRETQPTEAREAPLGGRFIGATANYIDERTSLSGFVKELGRKIFPDHWSFMLGEIALWSFVVVFLSGTFLTFFFQASMVPTHYTGAYEPMRGIEMSAALESTLHISFDLRGGLLVRQIHHWAALVFVAGIGVHMLRIFFTGAFRKPRELNWVIGFVLFILAMAEGFTGYSLPDDLLSGNGLRIIDGMIKGLPLIGTWTSYLLFGGEFPGTDIVGRLYTLHILLLPLLVIGLIVVHLMLMVINKHTQFAGPGRTNENVVGYPMMPVYMSKMGGFLFITFGTIVLIASMFQINPIWNYGPYDPSPVSAGTQPDWYIGFADGALRLAPSNLDIVFLDRTWSFGILIPVAVLGLFLVTVMFYPFIEAWITGDKREHHIADRPRNAPTRTGIGVAGVIFYAVMWAAASSDLIATHFMLTMEGVIRALQILLIVGPIIGYFVAKRIAIALQKKDREIVLHGYESGRIVRLPGGEFIEVHQPVDVYDRWKLIDYATYEPLVVRPNAKGRIPWHENLRSALSRWFFEDRLQPLTQAELDAADAHQHHALATMAEIEAEEIAGAHERAGVTDDQIIASDPHVTETGNVPSSVIATEPVRKPRRRKSEDGE from the coding sequence TTGAGCACCGCAACAACTCCTCGCGAGACCCAGCCCACCGAGGCGCGTGAGGCGCCGCTCGGCGGCAGATTCATCGGCGCGACGGCCAACTACATCGACGAACGGACGAGCCTGTCCGGCTTCGTCAAAGAGCTCGGCCGGAAGATCTTCCCCGACCACTGGTCGTTCATGCTGGGTGAGATCGCGCTGTGGAGCTTCGTCGTCGTGTTCCTCTCGGGCACGTTCCTGACGTTCTTCTTCCAGGCGTCGATGGTCCCCACGCACTACACCGGCGCGTACGAGCCGATGCGCGGCATCGAGATGTCCGCGGCGCTGGAGTCCACGCTGCACATCTCCTTCGATCTGCGCGGCGGCCTGCTGGTGCGTCAGATCCACCACTGGGCGGCACTGGTCTTCGTGGCCGGCATCGGCGTCCACATGCTGCGCATCTTCTTCACGGGTGCATTCCGCAAGCCGCGTGAGCTGAACTGGGTGATCGGCTTCGTGCTCTTCATCCTGGCGATGGCCGAGGGCTTCACGGGCTACTCGCTCCCCGACGACCTGCTCTCCGGCAACGGTCTGCGCATCATCGACGGGATGATCAAGGGCCTCCCGCTCATCGGGACTTGGACCTCGTACCTGCTCTTCGGCGGGGAGTTCCCCGGCACCGACATCGTCGGTCGCCTCTACACGCTCCACATCCTGCTGCTGCCCCTCCTGGTGATCGGCCTGATCGTCGTGCACCTGATGCTCATGGTCATCAACAAGCACACGCAGTTCGCCGGCCCGGGCCGCACCAATGAGAACGTGGTCGGCTACCCCATGATGCCGGTCTACATGTCGAAGATGGGCGGCTTCCTGTTCATCACCTTCGGCACGATCGTCCTCATCGCGTCGATGTTCCAGATCAACCCGATCTGGAACTACGGACCGTACGACCCGTCCCCCGTGTCGGCCGGAACCCAGCCCGACTGGTACATCGGCTTCGCGGACGGCGCGCTGCGTCTGGCGCCGTCGAATCTGGACATCGTGTTCCTGGACCGCACCTGGTCCTTCGGCATCCTGATCCCGGTCGCGGTGCTGGGTCTGTTCCTCGTCACGGTGATGTTCTACCCGTTCATCGAGGCGTGGATCACCGGCGACAAGCGCGAACACCACATCGCAGACCGCCCGCGCAACGCCCCGACCCGTACCGGGATCGGTGTCGCCGGTGTGATCTTCTACGCCGTGATGTGGGCCGCCGCGTCGTCCGACCTCATCGCCACGCACTTCATGCTGACGATGGAGGGCGTCATCCGGGCGCTGCAGATCCTGCTCATCGTGGGCCCGATCATCGGCTACTTCGTCGCGAAGCGCATCGCCATCGCGCTGCAGAAGAAGGACCGCGAGATCGTCCTGCACGGCTACGAATCCGGCCGCATCGTCCGTCTTCCCGGCGGCGAGTTCATCGAGGTCCACCAGCCGGTCGACGTCTACGACCGCTGGAAGCTCATCGATTACGCGACCTACGAGCCGCTGGTCGTGCGCCCGAACGCCAAGGGCCGTATCCCGTGGCACGAGAACCTGCGCTCGGCGCTGTCCCGGTGGTTCTTCGAGGACCGCCTCCAGCCGCTCACCCAGGCGGAGCTGGACGCGGCGGATGCCCACCAGCACCACGCTCTGGCCACCATGGCGGAGATCGAAGCCGAGGAGATCGCCGGTGCCCACGAGCGCGCCGGTGTCACCGACGACCAGATCATCGCCAGTGACCCGCACGTCACCGAGACCGGCAACGTGCCGAGCTCCGTGATCGCAACAGAGCCGGTGCGGAAGCCGCGGCGCCGGAAATCGGAGGACGGCGAGTAA
- the ctaD gene encoding aa3-type cytochrome oxidase subunit I, translating to MTTTAEPQTNGVRPTTIPPRQAALLTSSRVEQKGNIVVKWITSTDHKTIGYMYLIASVIFFLLGGVMALVIRAELFAPGMQIVPTKEQYNQLFTMHGTIMLLMFATPLFAGFANAVLPLQIGAPDVAFPRLNAFAFWLFLFGSTIAVAGFLTPQGAASFGWFAYQPLANATFSPGAGGNLWMLGLGLSGFGTILGAVNFVTTIITMRAPGMTMWRMPIFSWNTLITSLLILMAFPVLAAAIFAAGADRVLGAHIYDVANGGVLLWQHLFWFFGHPEVYIIALPFFGIVSEIFPVFSRKPIFGYKTLVYATIAIAALSVAVWAHHMYVTGSVLLPFFALMTMLIAVPTGVKIFNWIGTMWRGSVTFETPIVFALGFLVSFVFGGLTGVILASPPLDFHLSDSYFVVAHFHYVVFGTVVFAMFAGFYFWWPKWTGRMLNERLGYVHFWMLFIGFHMTFLVQHWLGVDGMVRRYADYSAADGWTWGNQVSTIGAVILGASMLPFFLNVWITARKAPKVTVNDPWGYGASLEWATSCPPPRHNFTSIPRIRSERPAFDLNHPEAAEHPVSASAGAAHGEVK from the coding sequence ATGACGACCACAGCCGAACCTCAGACGAACGGCGTCCGTCCCACCACGATCCCGCCGCGTCAGGCCGCACTGCTCACCTCCTCGCGGGTGGAGCAGAAGGGCAACATCGTCGTCAAGTGGATCACCTCCACCGACCACAAGACGATCGGCTACATGTACCTGATCGCCTCGGTGATCTTCTTCCTCCTCGGCGGCGTGATGGCGCTGGTCATCCGCGCCGAGCTGTTCGCGCCGGGCATGCAGATCGTGCCGACCAAGGAGCAGTACAACCAGCTGTTCACGATGCACGGCACGATCATGCTGCTGATGTTCGCGACGCCGCTGTTCGCCGGATTCGCCAACGCGGTCCTGCCGCTCCAGATCGGCGCCCCTGACGTCGCCTTCCCGCGTCTGAACGCCTTCGCGTTCTGGCTGTTCCTGTTCGGCTCGACCATCGCGGTGGCCGGCTTCCTCACCCCGCAGGGCGCCGCCTCGTTCGGCTGGTTCGCGTACCAGCCCCTCGCGAACGCCACGTTCTCGCCGGGCGCCGGTGGGAACCTGTGGATGCTGGGCCTCGGCCTCTCCGGTTTCGGCACCATCCTCGGTGCGGTGAACTTCGTCACCACGATCATCACCATGCGCGCTCCGGGCATGACGATGTGGCGGATGCCGATCTTCTCCTGGAACACCCTGATCACCAGCCTGCTGATCCTGATGGCCTTCCCGGTGCTGGCGGCGGCGATCTTCGCCGCCGGTGCGGACCGCGTGCTCGGCGCTCACATCTACGACGTGGCCAATGGCGGTGTGCTCCTCTGGCAGCACCTGTTCTGGTTCTTCGGCCACCCCGAGGTGTACATCATCGCGCTGCCGTTCTTCGGCATCGTGTCCGAGATCTTCCCGGTGTTCAGCCGCAAGCCGATCTTCGGGTACAAGACGCTGGTGTACGCGACGATCGCGATCGCCGCACTGTCGGTGGCCGTGTGGGCGCACCACATGTACGTCACCGGCTCGGTCCTGCTGCCGTTCTTCGCCCTGATGACGATGCTCATCGCGGTGCCGACCGGTGTGAAGATCTTCAACTGGATCGGCACGATGTGGCGCGGCTCGGTCACGTTCGAGACGCCGATCGTGTTCGCGCTCGGCTTCCTGGTGTCGTTCGTGTTCGGCGGTCTCACCGGCGTGATCCTCGCGTCGCCGCCGCTGGACTTCCACCTCAGCGACTCGTACTTCGTCGTCGCCCACTTCCACTATGTGGTGTTCGGCACGGTCGTGTTCGCCATGTTCGCCGGCTTCTACTTCTGGTGGCCGAAGTGGACGGGGCGGATGCTGAACGAGCGCCTCGGCTACGTGCACTTCTGGATGCTGTTCATCGGCTTCCACATGACCTTCCTCGTGCAGCACTGGCTCGGCGTGGACGGCATGGTGCGTCGCTACGCGGACTACTCGGCCGCCGACGGCTGGACCTGGGGCAACCAGGTCTCCACGATCGGCGCCGTGATCCTGGGCGCCTCGATGCTGCCGTTCTTCCTGAACGTGTGGATCACGGCGCGCAAGGCGCCGAAGGTCACCGTGAACGACCCGTGGGGCTACGGGGCCTCGCTGGAGTGGGCCACCTCGTGCCCGCCGCCGCGGCACAACTTCACGTCGATCCCGCGCATCCGCAGCGAGCGTCCGGCGTTCGACCTGAACCACCCCGAGGCTGCCGAGCACCCGGTGTCCGCATCCGCCGGCGCCGCTCACGGAGAGGTCAAGTAA
- a CDS encoding cytochrome c oxidase subunit 4, which translates to MRDNVILWWVLTVFFLIVAAIYTTWNIIAHPDRPVVTAIEWVGTVALLFVAFMSAMIAWYLHRTHRAQGGELPEDILTADIDDGDPELGEFSPWSWWPIVLAASAAVFLIGLAVGHFLLPIGLAIFAVAIVGWVYEYYRGHFAR; encoded by the coding sequence ATGCGCGACAACGTCATCCTCTGGTGGGTGCTGACGGTCTTCTTCCTGATCGTCGCCGCGATCTACACGACCTGGAACATCATCGCCCACCCCGACCGTCCGGTCGTGACCGCGATCGAGTGGGTCGGTACCGTCGCCCTGCTGTTCGTCGCCTTCATGAGCGCGATGATCGCCTGGTACCTGCACCGCACGCACCGTGCGCAGGGCGGTGAGCTGCCGGAGGACATCCTCACGGCGGACATCGACGACGGAGACCCTGAGCTCGGTGAGTTCAGCCCGTGGTCGTGGTGGCCGATCGTGCTCGCGGCCTCCGCCGCGGTCTTCCTGATCGGGCTCGCCGTCGGGCATTTCCTGCTCCCGATCGGTCTGGCGATCTTCGCTGTCGCGATCGTGGGCTGGGTGTACGAGTACTACCGCGGACACTTCGCCCGCTGA
- a CDS encoding rhodanese-like domain-containing protein, giving the protein MNERAAFFAAKLAAETDPSDVHAARKAGETLYVVDVRSDEAWAQGRVPDAIHMHYSEIARRAPQEIPADAAVVVYCWSPGCNAGAKGALEFANLGYAVREMIGGFEYWVREGYPVEDADGVHRRPIDPLTGVPRIRSRA; this is encoded by the coding sequence ATGAACGAGCGCGCCGCATTCTTCGCCGCCAAACTCGCCGCCGAGACCGACCCCAGCGACGTCCATGCCGCCCGCAAGGCCGGAGAGACCCTCTACGTGGTGGACGTGCGTTCCGATGAGGCGTGGGCTCAAGGACGCGTCCCCGACGCGATCCACATGCACTACAGCGAGATCGCAAGGCGGGCCCCCCAGGAGATCCCCGCGGATGCCGCCGTGGTGGTGTACTGCTGGAGCCCAGGATGCAACGCCGGTGCGAAGGGCGCCCTCGAGTTCGCGAATCTGGGCTACGCGGTGCGTGAGATGATCGGCGGCTTCGAGTACTGGGTGCGGGAGGGCTACCCGGTCGAGGACGCGGACGGCGTGCACCGTCGGCCGATCGACCCGCTCACCGGCGTCCCCCGCATCCGCAGCCGCGCCTGA
- the qcrA gene encoding cytochrome bc1 complex Rieske iron-sulfur subunit, with the protein MAHDEDTLALDRAYQPSPGLGVAVSDPVQNPGLPPHRERMTDKDPRAEKAAVRTVYTLFYLSLAASIWAVAAYMLFPIESGALIDVRNNNLFIGLGIGFALLALGLGAIHWSKAVMSDKEFIEHRHPTRGRDSVRAAAVKAFADANEESGFGRRTMIRNSLIAALVASVVPGVTLFRGLAPHASEAHPNAGDPVALLKQTMWDKGTRLVRDPDGTPIRAADVTLGSAVHVIPEGLNELGHDGGLLEEKAKAIVLLMRLRPEQLIETEERKSWSYDGIVAYSKVCTHVGCPVALYEQQTHHLLCPCHQSQFDVTEHAKVIFGPAARPLPQLPITVDDEGYLIAQSDFHEPVGPSFWERH; encoded by the coding sequence GTCAGCGATCCCGTGCAGAACCCGGGGCTGCCCCCGCATCGTGAGCGGATGACCGACAAGGACCCGCGCGCCGAGAAGGCCGCCGTCCGCACGGTCTACACCCTCTTCTACCTCTCGCTCGCCGCGAGCATCTGGGCCGTCGCTGCCTACATGCTGTTCCCGATCGAGAGCGGCGCACTCATCGACGTGCGCAACAACAACCTGTTCATCGGTCTCGGCATCGGCTTCGCCCTGCTCGCGCTGGGTCTCGGCGCGATCCACTGGTCGAAGGCCGTGATGAGCGACAAGGAGTTCATCGAGCACCGGCACCCGACGCGCGGTCGCGACTCCGTCCGTGCCGCCGCGGTCAAGGCCTTCGCGGACGCGAACGAGGAGTCCGGCTTCGGGCGCCGCACGATGATCCGCAACTCGCTGATCGCCGCGCTCGTGGCATCCGTCGTCCCCGGTGTGACGCTGTTCCGCGGCCTCGCCCCGCACGCCTCCGAGGCTCACCCCAACGCGGGCGACCCGGTGGCGCTGTTGAAGCAAACCATGTGGGACAAGGGCACCCGCCTCGTGCGCGACCCCGACGGCACCCCGATCCGCGCCGCGGACGTCACGCTCGGCTCGGCCGTGCACGTGATCCCCGAGGGCCTGAACGAGCTCGGCCACGACGGCGGCCTCCTCGAGGAGAAGGCGAAGGCCATCGTGCTCCTCATGCGCCTGCGCCCCGAGCAGCTCATCGAGACCGAGGAGCGCAAGTCCTGGTCGTACGACGGGATCGTCGCCTACTCGAAGGTCTGCACCCACGTCGGATGCCCGGTGGCGCTGTACGAGCAGCAGACCCACCACCTGCTCTGCCCCTGCCACCAGTCGCAGTTCGACGTGACCGAGCACGCCAAGGTCATCTTCGGCCCGGCGGCCCGTCCGCTGCCGCAGCTGCCCATCACCGTCGACGACGAGGGCTACCTGATCGCGCAGAGCGACTTCCACGAACCCGTCGGCCCGAGCTTCTGGGAGCGTCATTGA